Below is a genomic region from Prolixibacteraceae bacterium.
GGATATACGCGAAATGCCACTTTGTTTCCTGTTTTATAATACAATATCCCCGGATCTCTTTTCTCATTTACAATTTGAGTGTAAATCCACATAGCAGATCTCTTCTCTGCTAATATCCCCATCTCCTTTTTCTCTCCTATATATAGATAGTAGTTATTGATAGCAGAACCATTAGGGAGTACTATGTTTGTGGCGTACTCTGAGAGTGACGTATTCTTGTTTTGATTGGTAAGTTCTAAGTGGATCCAGCTTTTCCATACATGATGCTTCTGATCATACTTACTTTCAACCAATGAATGGGTGATTTTAACATCATGGTTGATGTTTAGTTGTATGTTTCGATGTCTACGTGGTTTATTTGGTTGTTTGCCTAGAAATATATTATTTATTCGATCAATCTTGTTTTTGCTGAGTGTTAGATTATCCAACACAAGCCAATTGAAGTAGGTGGAGATATAGGGGATACGAGAATTCATCAAAGAGTTGTTATTTCCAGCTCTATTTGTTTTGATAATATTGAATGTTTTTTGAAAAGAAGCCTCATCTATATGATACTCTTTCGTGTAATTGGGAGTGTAAAGATATTCCAATACATTTTCCAAAGTCTGTCTCTCTTTGACAAATGATAAGGTTACTACCATTGGGATTGTCAAAAATGCTACGAATGATGATATCTTGATCGTTCTTTGGGTGAATTGGCTCAATAGAAAATTATAATCATTCGATAACTCATTGATATGAACCACAAAAAGCAGAAGTGGAGTTACCAATAAAAACCCTACTCCAATTAAAATAATAGCAATAACTGATACAGGAAGGAAAGGTAGGAAGACGATAAAGAAATACAAAGTAAATGAAAAGGTGATCGTACGCCCTACAAAAAGAAGATACCGATATGTACGGTTTGTTAGGTTGGGTAGACATAACAAGATACTATTGACAATGGTAATGATATAGAACCAAGGGCTGTTGAAGTCTCCCATAATTCCCTTTATACTATGCTGCTCCATTAGGATGCCACTGTTAAAGAGTAAACCTAATACAGGTAGAATAAGAGTGATAGGTATCTTCCAAATAAGGTGATTCTTCTTCCAAAAAAAGCTTTTTCTTAAGGTGATGATATATACTCCTCGTATTATAAAAAAAAGAAATATGATGGTGCTAGCAATGATAAGTATGATCACTGAATGGATTGCAAAGTCACCATCGACATTCTTCCATAAAGGTACTATCAATAGAGCTGTTAGATATAAGACAATTGGAATAAGAAAAGCACCTAAAAAGCTTTTCCATAGTTTATGTGTCTTTGTTGGTGGGGTAAAATAGGATACTATAAGTAAAATAGAGTATATCAATGTAGGCATGATAAATGTTCCTAAATAGAATATAATCTCACCATTTAGCATCCATCGAGGAATAGAAGATGGAATTAAGGTATCGATATGAGAGTAGTATGAATAAACATATAGTATATATATGAAAAGTGATATCCCAGCGGAGTAGACTGGAATACTCTTTTTACAAGATATTAGAACTATTGCTTGTAATAAGTGTAATAGAGTAATACATATTAATATGCCACCATATGCTTTCCATTGTTGAATACTTTCGATAGTCAACTGGCTGTGGATAATATTATATTGAGAAAATAAAAGGAAAAGGAGTATGGTTATCGGTAGTGTATTAATAACAAATAGCCATCTTGGGTTATTTAAGTTTTGCATACTTTGTGTTTAATAGTTTTTCGTTGATTACAGAGACAAAAAGTAAAAAAGTAAGGTAGGTTACGACCCCGATAGATTCGTGAATAATATGGCGGGATATCCTGAAATTATCTATTGCACTATGTTTTAGTATGATTGAGATAATTATACGAGATGCGTTAATAAAAATAGTTGAGATATATGCTATTGCTAAATATTGAACCAATTGGAATGCCTTTTCACTTAAGGATTCAGAATGCTTTAATGATTGAAAATAGAGTACGAGAAAGCATAGAAGTAGAAAGTTATATCCAGAGCACGATTTCTCAATAATTATATTGAGCCTTGGATGTTCAAATCCACTTCCAGAAGTGTAGATCGCCTGATCACCTGTTATAAGTTCAATAATACTATTGGTTGGATATAACAAAAAAAGGAGTTGATCATTTCCAAAGGTTCGAAACCAAAACTTCATAATGACAAAGACTCCTACAGCGAATATATAAAAAGGGATGTTTTTATTCATGAAGTTCGACCATTAGATTTGATTAGTTGTTTTAACAAATGTGAAATTAACTATAATATCTCGTTTTCTTGTAGCCTTGACTTGAATGAGATTGAATTCATTAAACTCTAAATGACTATTCTGTTGAGTATCAGTTCAATTTTTCTATCCTGAAATTAAGTGCTACTGCTGTTTTGTTGAGGTCACACAACCATTAGGTGTATGCAATTCAATTTGATTTTTTATCACATTTACTTTTAATCATATTAAATGCTTCTGAATGTAAAATTTTATTATATTAACATCTAAAAGTATGCAATTAAGAATTTAACGATGATACTAGCATTTGATACTTATTATTTTGAAGATAAAGCCAAAACCGTTTGTGTGGCATTTGAACAATGGAAGGATGAAAAACCAATAGAGATCTATGAAGAGATCATATCAGGGGTGGAGGAGTATGAGCCTGGTGCTTTCTATAAAAGAGAATTACCTTGTATTATGAGCTTACTTCAGAAGATAGCGATAGTAAAGATCGACTGTATCGTGGTAGATGGATTTGTGGTATTGGATGATTTAGGAAAGAATGGATTGGGTGGTTATCTATATGAGTTATTAGAGGAGAAAATCCCAATTGTTGGGGTGGCCAAATCGGGCTTTCGCGACAACCAAAAGCATGTTCTAAAATTGTATCGTGGTGGTAGTGTTAAACCATTATTTATCACTGCAAAAGGGGTCAATCTGGACAAAGCTTTTGATTGTATTGCATCGATGCATGGTAAATATAGAAATCCTACGATATTGCAGATCTTAGACACAAAGACGAAAGAAAACTGTAAAGTGAAAAATGATTAGTATTGACCTTCGAGAAAGATCAAGTTTAAAATATTGATGCGGCTTATTGCTATCTGTTTAGGTTAAGAATCAAGAATGGGAAAATGCTACGTTTGATTAAGCATAAGTCTATCTATAATATGTCGAAGAAAAAATATGATATAGCGGTTATTGACAGGGAAAACGCTTTTAAAACTATTTGATTATCAGGCATTAATTATTACAGAGGAATGCATTCAATAATTTCTCACGGTAGTTGTCATCTAATGTCGACCTTGTAATTTTCTCTTTAAATGAACCTTTTTTTTCTTTACTTTTCCTATCATCAGTCATTTGCATTAGGTTGAGTGCTATTTTGTAGATTATACTAAAGTTGGCAGCTGAATTCTCTTTCTTACGCTGTTTATTGTCTTCCCTAAAGATTACATCTAAGCACCAATGAAGATTGTTCTCGATGGCCCAATGCAATCTAATAATACGATTAAATTCCTTATTAACCCGACGGTATTATATCGATAATATTTACTATCTTTATTCCATGGAAAAAATAGACTATCGAACGCTACCTGAATCGGAACGCCTCATTCAAAGAAAGAATGCGATTCGTTTAATAAAAATGGGTAAAAAGAAGCAAGATGTAGCAAAACTTCTTGGAGTTCGAGCCACTACAATATCTTCTTGGGTAAAGAAAAACAAAGCTAATGGTCTTTCAGGATTACAATCAAAGAAGAAAGGTGTAAAATCAGAAGATTTAAAGTTGCTTACCCTAGAACAAGAAAAACTAATACAGAGTCTAATTCTTGATAAGATGCCCGACCAGTTAA
It encodes:
- a CDS encoding endonuclease V encodes the protein MILAFDTYYFEDKAKTVCVAFEQWKDEKPIEIYEEIISGVEEYEPGAFYKRELPCIMSLLQKIAIVKIDCIVVDGFVVLDDLGKNGLGGYLYELLEEKIPIVGVAKSGFRDNQKHVLKLYRGGSVKPLFITAKGVNLDKAFDCIASMHGKYRNPTILQILDTKTKENCKVKND
- the xrtK gene encoding exosortase K yields the protein MNKNIPFYIFAVGVFVIMKFWFRTFGNDQLLFLLYPTNSIIELITGDQAIYTSGSGFEHPRLNIIIEKSCSGYNFLLLCFLVLYFQSLKHSESLSEKAFQLVQYLAIAYISTIFINASRIIISIILKHSAIDNFRISRHIIHESIGVVTYLTFLLFVSVINEKLLNTKYAKLK
- a CDS encoding MSEP-CTERM sorting domain-containing protein, whose protein sequence is MQNLNNPRWLFVINTLPITILLFLLFSQYNIIHSQLTIESIQQWKAYGGILICITLLHLLQAIVLISCKKSIPVYSAGISLFIYILYVYSYYSHIDTLIPSSIPRWMLNGEIIFYLGTFIMPTLIYSILLIVSYFTPPTKTHKLWKSFLGAFLIPIVLYLTALLIVPLWKNVDGDFAIHSVIILIIASTIIFLFFIIRGVYIITLRKSFFWKKNHLIWKIPITLILPVLGLLFNSGILMEQHSIKGIMGDFNSPWFYIITIVNSILLCLPNLTNRTYRYLLFVGRTITFSFTLYFFIVFLPFLPVSVIAIILIGVGFLLVTPLLLFVVHINELSNDYNFLLSQFTQRTIKISSFVAFLTIPMVVTLSFVKERQTLENVLEYLYTPNYTKEYHIDEASFQKTFNIIKTNRAGNNNSLMNSRIPYISTYFNWLVLDNLTLSKNKIDRINNIFLGKQPNKPRRHRNIQLNINHDVKITHSLVESKYDQKHHVWKSWIHLELTNQNKNTSLSEYATNIVLPNGSAINNYYLYIGEKKEMGILAEKRSAMWIYTQIVNEKRDPGILYYKTGNKVAFRVYPFSKDEVRHTGFELIHKEPVKIVMDNVEIHLGEEREQDSKIIETQDIAYIPSGQKSNLDKIQRQPYFHFLVDISKRNEDQKDAFIYRINKIMSKYPELSRASKITNVNSNLYSCNDYNDWKTFISKAESKGGFFLDRAIKSTLVKSYYKSDESYPIMVVVTDSLNHAVLDKDFSDLAITYPENKLFYLLKEDKILEPHSLITNPQKPCLQTSELSFYYPCLRYKCSNGRIAYLADDKSSSIVLKKDSISIDPKDIKEDDWISVMQIKGSWISQNLNPSQSNTEWLNLVKGSFISKTMTPVTSYMVVENEAQKAMLKKIQNQVLASNKSLDIGEEPQRMSEPSLWILSLLIGLILWIRQRIRIRKEPGKLK